The window atgaaaaatgttgatgtCCACTAATAACACACATTGAAAGTGACCCTTCacctaaagaaaaatattaatgggAACATCAAAATACATGTTGATATTATATAATGGCAGATACTTATAATTTTACTCTACTTGGAATCTCCATTCTGACTTGGCTcgtttgttttgaaaacacAGGTATGGTATTGAGCAAGAGTACACCTTGTTGCAGAAGGATGTAAAATGGCCAATTGGGTGGCCAATTGGTGGTTTCCCTGGGCCACAGGTAATAGAAACTTACTCTTTCTTCTCAAAGTTCTTAGTTTATTAGTTGAAAAGTGGAGTTAGTTCCCTAATCAAACCTATAATTTGTATATGATTATGAATTTCGATTGTCAATAGGGACCGTACTATTGTGGTGTCGGTGTTGACAAAGCCTTTGGTCGTGACATCGTTGATGCCCATTACAAAGCCTGTTTATATGCTGGTGTTAACATCAGTGGTATTAACGGAGAAGTGATGCCAGGGCAGGTATagctcttttttgttttttccgaCTTTGCAGTgtgtttgattagattatgttATTGTGTTAACTTGCGTGCTTTGTCTTGAACCAATGTAGTGGGAATTTCAAGTTGGTCCTTCAGTTGGTATTTCTGCTGGGGATGAAATATGGGTTGCTCGTTACATCTTAGAGGTAACCTAGGTTCTAAAATATTGCTTCAAATACCTAATTTTTAAGACATTAGTTGGTTTTTatggtttcaattttgtattaacAGAGGATAACAGAGATTGCTGGAGtagttctttcttttgatcCAAAACCAATCCaggtaaaaaaaactaaaaaatctcttttcttcatcttttcttttggaggGAGTGTACTTTTTGTGTAAAAATCATTCAGacctttctttcttgtttatcatttatttgtgtgtttaatttgattttctttttctttttcaacttcaCCAGGGAGATTGGAATGGAGCAGGCGCTCACACAAACTACAGGTAAAAAACATTCTTTATATCCTTTATGAATCATATACTTTGATGAGccattaaactaaaattttggtaatAATTTCTCAGTACGAAGTCGATGAGGGAAGAAGGAGGTTACGAGGTGATCAAGAAAGCAATTGAGAAGTTGAAGCTTAGGCACAAAGAACACATTGCTGCATATGGAGAAGGCAATGAGCGTCGTCTCACAGGGCGACATGAAACAGCTGACATCCACACCTTCTCTTGGGTATAACCAATTCCCTCTTCTACatctttgatatatatatgcttaTTCTGATCATCATGTGGAGGTTTAAATATCTATATGTTTGTATAAATAAACATGACAGGGTGTTGCAAATCGCGGTGCATCTGTTAGAGTAGGACGAGACactgaaaaagaaggaaagggaTACTTTGAGGACCGGAGACCTGCGTCAAACATGGACCCATATGTTGTAACTTCCATGGTTGCTGAAACCACCATCTTGTGGAAGCCATGAGGAgaggaagggaagggaagagAAGAGAATGAATAATCTTCCAAATTATTACTTTGAATTTCAAATGGGATACTGAAGTTTAAAGGGGGGAAGTGGGTGTTTGATTAGATAGAatccttctttgtttttattatgatGTTCACAGTTGATTCTCATCCTTTTGTATTATTGTGATTTTTAGCCTACCATTTGAGGTGTTTCTCAAGAGCAAGATGTTTGCCACTCCCCCATTCCTCCATTTCtgtatgaaaagaataaataatagatgGGTTTCTATTAGCCTTTGATTTTATtgctatttcttttcttctcacgtttgactattttaatttctatctTCTTGGTGTAGGTGTGACACAaagtacaaaagaaaacaaatgaaatataataagatACTAAAAGTCTTTTTGATTAGTCTAGTTCCTATACAATTGTTAAAGTCGAAAATAGCGATTGGAATTTCCAACTTTGagaatgaaattaataatacaaagTGAGAAGAATGAATATgataatatgaaaacaaaaaagttttgGTCCATTTGAAATTGAGGGAAAACGTACCAAAGTCGCCAAAATTGACCAAATTAATTCAGTAGTAAACTGaaccaaattaaattcaacaatcctataaaaatagaaagaaactCATTGACTTGACGATGGATTCAATTTTGTCTGTGTGTGTTAGCTGCACCAATTCCATTATGACATTAAtggaatatttatgaaaaacaaaaataaaaagattctTTTTACCAGAAACAAATTACAATTGAAATAGTGTAGTTCAATTTCCCCCTTATAAGAAAAGTGTTgactcaaaaaagaaaatattttaggtttcTCTCATGATACAGTATATTTCGAATGTGATTTTTGAATAAGTTTTACTATTTAAGTTATcatttttgaataataaaccatgattaaaaaaaacaaaagaaaaaagaaaaaaagaacacaagAATGATGGCAAGCAATTCAAGGCAAGTCATGTGCATACATTTACATTCCTACGTCAATATAATGGGACATGACGTCAAAATACAATATCtgacttttatttattttttagttttattgaGATTATTGTATAAATAGGTGTTTAAACAAGTTGAATCTGACTACAAACTCTTTACCCAAAGTGTGAATTGAATACCTTCATTTATTATCTCTTACTTTTGTTATTACAACCTTTTAGATGGAATATTTAACCCACCATAATATCAagttctaattattatttatttgtgcaAAGGAAAGGACCATTTTCTTAATCTTAGATTTGATGCAATATGATGTTTGGTCACCATTCTCttctcaaattaataaatttaaatgcttTTAGAAATTCATCTTTTAAGGTTATAAACAGcatacattaaaaataaattataaaccaTTTCTATCGTTGATGTACATGTAATTAATACTAAGTAAtacttatatttgaaaacgtACAAACTTGGTGgattttcaaatcaattatttattttctgcATTAAAACCATATAtcaaaaatgttgattttaaaaacgtAGACCATGATTTAATTAGCCGttttttatcttataaaaaatggATCAATCGTCTATTtctatcttaaaaaaaaaatagtttgaatttttaattgttctaaaaaaaactaagcatGTCAATAGTGTCAAGTTCCACATATTTCGATACTCGAGTTGGTCATGTTGTGAATAACTTGACAGGAGAAAATATGTCATAATTTTAGGCATATATTTGATCAATGActattgttatttatatagAGTAGTAATTTGTATATGATGTTTGAGCTCATGActtctcttcaattttcaaaaccgTTGAGTTAATACATAATGGACAATTAACTATCACCATAGGTCTTTCATCGACACTCCAAGATCCTCGATGAGTCTTGTAAAGGTCTTCCATGAGTCCTCCATGTGACTCTCAGGTCCTTCATGAGTATTACTAAGTAACATTGGCCCTTTAAATATCTTCAAGACTCCCTTATTGATCATCTAAGTTACCACTAGGTGTGCAAATGAGTACTCTAAGTATCTCTATGCTCCCTATGAATTCTCCAATTGTGTGTTTGGTCCAAGGATTTTAGAAGTAGGAGTAGTAAAGTATGAACTTCACTTTTTGTTTGGTCCACAGAGTCGGTggataaaatcaataaatttgatatgttattAACTCTTTCCTATGGATGCTCTAGGAGTTCGCAGCACCTCAGACTTAATATCTCTTTAATTCTCACTATTCAACTCTTTGTCTTAAACACTCGTAGGTTACCATTAGACTTTTTCGTGAAAGAAATGTTATATGTCGTAAGTTTGTTTTGGTCTATTTCAGTgtattagtttttgtttgttatttctttccatACAAGGATGCTGACATGTGTCTAGATTGTGCTAATGATGGAGGAATATGTTCAATTTGTTAGTGGTATGAGAGCTTCAAAACTCTTTTCTTAGCTTTAGTGGATTTTGGTAAAATTTCAGCATTTTTTGTTTAGGGAATATCTCCTTTGTTGGGATACCATCTATGTCGTTGACAACACCCACTCGAGACTCAAAACATTCTTTGCTAATAACACAACCAATAAAC of the Cucumis sativus cultivar 9930 chromosome 3, Cucumber_9930_V3, whole genome shotgun sequence genome contains:
- the GS1 gene encoding glutamine synthetase cytosolic isozyme-like: MSLLSDLVNLNLSDSTEKIIAEYIWIGGSGMDLRSKARTLSGPVSDPSKLPKWNYDGSSTGQAPGEDSEVILYPQAIFRDPFRRGNNILVVCDTYTPAGEPIPTNKRHAAAKIFSHPDVVAEVPWYGIEQEYTLLQKDVKWPIGWPIGGFPGPQGPYYCGVGVDKAFGRDIVDAHYKACLYAGVNISGINGEVMPGQWEFQVGPSVGISAGDEIWVARYILERITEIAGVVLSFDPKPIQGDWNGAGAHTNYSTKSMREEGGYEVIKKAIEKLKLRHKEHIAAYGEGNERRLTGRHETADIHTFSWGVANRGASVRVGRDTEKEGKGYFEDRRPASNMDPYVVTSMVAETTILWKP